A region from the Dendropsophus ebraccatus isolate aDenEbr1 chromosome 1, aDenEbr1.pat, whole genome shotgun sequence genome encodes:
- the LOC138779969 gene encoding protein kinase C delta type-like, with protein MSTDGERKAIMEEEKEVFVGRKRVEKRKHLLDSSSDEKASIKKAKRSGGKRKRPDPGGKTSDIQGMDPAENEDVITQGRGPKKRRTRDCSEDEKKPSMKTDGQKNKDLQEDPGGSGCSGVRPTGPGTISGSIKERLLFHHVLGQGSYGTVMMAEDTVSHRQYAVKLIRKSDLLTGSEEYMMVEKRVLLLASGSPFLVHAEFALQTKMHVLFGMQYMTCGDFNQLLQLRGPLDITDARFYAAEIVCGIQFLHSKGVIHRDLKPDNILVADTGHVKITDFGLAIDNMHGDRTATSCAGTLDYMAPEMLAQKKYSAGVDWYSFGVILNEMLTSEREFDPTFFDEASSGAKNIIQLLLQKHPAKRLGVHGNIRGHRFFQRMNWISVEALKLTPPVIPEPTEITPRFRPFKLDKIEAAEATSSITPAAQAKFTGFSFVISETLNKTPAPE; from the exons ATGTCTACGGACGGCGAGCGAAAAGCGAttatggaggaagagaaggaggtTTTCGTGGGGAGGAAGAGAGTGGAGAAGAGGAAACATCTTTTGGACTCATCATCAGATGAGAAGGCTTCAATCAAGAAGGCCAAAAGGAGCGGAGGTAAGAGGAAGAGACCGGACCCCGGAGGGAAGACGTCTGACATCCAAGGGATGGACCCAGCGGAGAATGAAGACGTCATCACCCAGGGGAGAGGACCCAAGAAGAGGAGGACCAGAGACTGCTCAGAGGATGAGAAGAAGCCATCGATGAAGACCGACGGGCAGAAGAACAAAGACCTGCAGGAGGACCCAGGAGGCTCAG GATGCAGCGGTGTTCGGCCAACCGGCCCAGGCACAATCTCCGGTTCCATCAAGGAGAGATTATTGTTCCACCATGTGTTGGGCCAGGGAAGTTACGGGACGGTCATGATGGCAGAAGATACTGTATCCCATCGACAGTATGCTGTGAAGCTCATAAGGAAGAGTGACCTGCTAACCGGAAGCGAGGAGTACATGATGGTGGAGAAGCGTGTGCTGCTGCTGGCGTCTGGAAGCCCCTTCCTTGTCCACGCAGAGTTCGCATTGCAGACGAAG ATGCACGTTCTATTCGGGATGCAATACATGACCTGCGGGGACTTCAACCAACTTCTACAGCTGAGGGGGCCGCTTGACATCACCGACGCCAG ATTCTATGCCGCTGAAATAGTGTGCGGAATCCAATTCCTGCACTCCAAGGGCGTCATCCACAG AGACCTAAAGCCCGACAACATCCTGGTGGCTGATACGGGCCATGTTAAGATCACGGATTTCGGTCTCGCAATTGACAACATGCACGGAGACCGAACAGCCACCAGCTGCGCTGGAACGTTGGACTACATGGCTCCTGAGATGCTGGCCCAGAAGAAGTACAGCGCCGGAGTCGACTGGTACTCGTTTGGTGTCATCTTAAACGAGATGTTGACCAGTGAACGTGAATTCGACCCAACGTTCTTCGATGAAGCTTCCTCTGGCGCCAAGAACATCATTCAACTA CTTCTTCAGAAACATCCGGCCAAGCGCTTAGGAGTCCATGGGAACATCAGAGGACATCGCTTCTTCCAGCGCATGAATTGGATCTCTGTGGAAGCCCTGAAACTGACTCCACCAGTCATCCCTGAA CCAACTGAGATTACTCCTCGCTTCCGACCTTTCAAGCTAGACAAGATCGAAGCTGCAGAGGCCACGTCATCAATAACACCAGCCGCCCAGGCCAAGTTCACAGGGTTTTCTTTTGTCATCTCAGAAACCCTGAACAAGACACCAGCTCCAGAGTGA